A stretch of DNA from Curtobacterium sp. MCBD17_035:
CTCGGAACGCTCTGGCATGGACACGACCGTACTCGGGGCGCGCCCTCTCCCCACCGGTCCTGCACACGCCGGAGCGCCACCCGCTCCCCGTCGTGCGACCGATCGCGCCGGAGGCTCCGAGCAGCGACCACATCCGGCGTGTTCGATGGCCGCATGAGCCAGCTCGACAAGCAGGACCCCCGGACACAGTTCCCCCAGCCCCCGTACCCGCCGCAGTCGCAGGAGCTCCCGGGCGGCACGAACGCGATGGACCCGAAGCCGGACCACGGCGAGACCAGCTACGTCGGCACCGGCCGGATGCCGGGCTACCGAGTGCTCGTGACCGGTGCCGACTCGGGCATCGGCCGGGCCGCGGCGATCGCGATGGCGAAGGAGGGCGCGGACGTCGCCCTGAACGCGCTGCCCGAGGAGCAGGAGGACCTCGAGGAGGTCCGCGACGTCATCGGCGACCTCGGCCGGAAGGCGGTGATCCTGCCCGGGGACCTCACCGACGAGGCCACGTGTGAGCGGATCGTGGCCGAGGCGGTCAGCACCCTCGGAGGCCTCGACTCGCTCGTGCTCGTGGCCGGCCACCAGAAGGTCAACGAGGACATCACGACGACGAGCACCGAGGACTTCGACCTGACGGTCAAGGTGAACCTCTACGCCATGTTCTGGCTCTGCCGAGCCGCGGTCCCACACATGGCCCCCGGCTCGACCATCGTCACCACCGCCTCCGTCGCGGCGTACCAGCCGCAGACCCGGCTCCTCGACTACGGCATGACCAAGGCCGGCATCATCACCTTCACGAACGGCCTCGCCGGTCAGCTCGCGAGCAAGGGCATCCGCGCGAACTGCATCGTCCCCGGGCCGATCTGGACACCGTTGCAGCCCGCGTCGTACGACAGCGCCGAGATCGAGCACTACGGCGAGGGCACACCGTTCGGGCGGCCGGGCCAACCGGTCGAGCTCGGAGCGGCGTACGTGCACCTGGCCGGCCCCGAGTCGAGCTACACGTCCGGGTCGACGCTGACGATCGCGGGGGCGACGGGCATGGCGCTGTAGCGATGGCCGGGACGACGACGCGCGGCCGGACGATCACGGTCGGCGACCGCCGCATCACGCTGACGAACCTGGACAAGGTGCTCTACCCGGAGACGGGGACGACGAAGGGCGACGTCATCGCCTACTACGTCGAGGTGGCGCCGTGGATGATC
This window harbors:
- a CDS encoding SDR family oxidoreductase: MSQLDKQDPRTQFPQPPYPPQSQELPGGTNAMDPKPDHGETSYVGTGRMPGYRVLVTGADSGIGRAAAIAMAKEGADVALNALPEEQEDLEEVRDVIGDLGRKAVILPGDLTDEATCERIVAEAVSTLGGLDSLVLVAGHQKVNEDITTTSTEDFDLTVKVNLYAMFWLCRAAVPHMAPGSTIVTTASVAAYQPQTRLLDYGMTKAGIITFTNGLAGQLASKGIRANCIVPGPIWTPLQPASYDSAEIEHYGEGTPFGRPGQPVELGAAYVHLAGPESSYTSGSTLTIAGATGMAL